The region CCGCGCCCTGATGCCCACCCTGCTGGGCAGCCTCGTGGCCCTGGCCGCGGTGCTGATCCTGATCGTGCCGGCATCTCACAACCAGGTCGCCATGATCGTCACCGTCGGCCTGCTGGGGGCCGCCGCCTTTGCCACGGTGCCGCCCTTGCAGATGCGCATCCTGGCCAAGGCGGAAGGGGCGCCCAATCTGGCCTCGGCCCTCAACATCGGCGCCTTCAATCTGGGCAATGCCCTGGGTGCCTGGGCCGGCGGCCTGACCATCGACCACGGCCCGGGGCTCACCGCCCTGCCCTGGGTCGCCGCCCTGATCACCTTGGGCGGCCTAGCCCTGGCCCTGGTCAGCCGGCGCCTGGACCGGGTGGCCATCCCGATCCGCCCCGCCGCGCAGGAGGTGTGATAGAAGGGGCGGCCATGTCCGACCCGCGCCTCAAGTCCCGCCTCGTCGTCCAGGCCCTGATCCGCCGGGCCGAGGTGGCGGGGCTGGTCGCCATGGTCATGCGCTCGGGCGATGCCGATGCCGGGGCGATCGCCTTGGTGCTCGACCGCTTCGGCGCCGGCAGCCGCCTGTTCGCCCAGGCCCGCGACGGTGACGGGCGCCTGGTCTGGGCCCCGGCCGACGGCGGCAAGCCGCTCGATGCGCCCGACCTGGCGGACCGGCTGGAGCGCAGCACGCGCCGCGACCCCGACCTGTGGATCCTCTCGATCGAGGACCCCAAGGCCCTATTCGATCCCAACGGCCAGGGCTGAGCGGCGCAGGCGCCAGCGGAAGCGCACCGCGGCGAAGAACGGCAGGCTCATCAGCACCATGCAGGCGCCCCAGGCCCAGGCCTCGATATTGGCCGGCGTCTCCAGGATCAGCAGGGCCACGGCCATGGCGATGAAGCCCAACCCCACCACCAGCGAGAACCAGCCACGCCCCTTGGGCGGTATGTCGTCGATCCGGCCGAAGACATGGCCGAAGGCCAGGCGGTCCAGGAAACGGTCGCGCCCGGTTGCCGCGGCGACGCCGGAGATGATCAGGGGTGCCACCGCGGCCAGGGCCAGATAGACCGTGGGGAAATCGCGGTAGCGGCCGTCGACCGGCAGGATCGGCCACAGCATCGAGACGGTGGCGGGCGCCAGGACCTGCGACGCCAGCGTGCTGACCGGCACCACCATCAGGAACGACAGCGCGAACGACAGGCCCAGCCCCAGGCTCAGCACCAGGTCGCCGCCGATGGCCGGGCCGCTGCCCGCCGCCGGGCGGGTATCGCCGGTCAGGATGCGGAAGGCGGTGACACTCAAGGCCAGGCCCAACCCCAGGGCGACCACCGCCTTGAGCCCGGCCCAGACCTGCGGCGCCCACATATAGGCGTAGAAATAGGCCTCGTAGACGGCACGGCTGCCGCCATAGGTCGCCACCGCCAGGAGCAGGCCGGTCAAGATGGCGCGGCCCAGCCCGAGCCGTGCCGCCCGGGCGCGCTGATGGACCACGAAGACGATGCTGAGCAGGGCGGCCAGGGCAGCACCCCAGGGCCAGCGCGGTTCCTCGACGATCGGCTTGTTGAAATTGAACTTGTGATGCCAGTTGCTGTCGAACAGGCCCCAGTTGGCGCCGACGGTGCCTTCCATCTCGCTCTTCCAGCGCTGGTCGAAGGCCTCGATGACATTGTAGCGGATGCCTTCGGACGTCGCCTTGTGCAGGAAGTTGGTGAGGAAGGTGGCCAGTTCCAGCCGCCCGGGCACCGCGGCCTCGCGGCTGCGGCCGTGGGTGGGCCAGCCGATTTCCCCGATCACCACCGGCTTGCCCGGGAAGGCGGCGCGGACCTGGGCCAGGATATTCTCGACATGGGCATTGCCCACCTCGACGGGCAGCGGGAAATCCTCCCAATAGGGCAGGATATGGATGGTGATGAAGTCCACTTCCGCCGCCAGTTGGGGGTTCTGCAGCCAGAATTCCCAGACATCGGCATAGGTGACCGGCTGCTTGATCGCGGCGCGGACGGTGCGGATGTGCTCGATCAGTCTGTCCACGGGCAGGTCCCGGCGCAGCAATACCTCGTTGCCGACGATCACCCGGTCGATCGTGTCGGGAAAGCGGTTGGCGAGGTCGATCAGGCTGGCGACCTCGGCCTGGTTGACCCGCAGCACCTGGCCCAGCCAGGCCCCGGCGAAGACCTTGAGGCCGCGCGCCTGGGCCAGGCCAGGCACGATTTCCATGCCTTCCCGGGCGGTGTAGAGGCGCACCCCGCGGACCTTGCCGACCAGGGCATCGAGCGCCAGGGCGATTTCGTGGTCGCTGGGATAATTGCCGGTCAACGGGCTTTGCGTGCCGCGGAACGGCGCGAAGGAAACGCTTTCGATCACGCCGTCGAAGGGCTGGGCCAGGGTGACGGGGCGATTCGGCAACCACCAGGCCAGGAATGTGAGCCCGATCGCAACGCAAAGGGTGACGGCATGGGCGGGGGTTATGGCACGCATCAGGCTCTCGCTGGGAAACAACCGCCGCCGCCCTACGCCGCGTCAGCAACGCAAAGGCGCTGGGACCGCAACGGGCGATGGCCCTTGCTCTTACACCAAACCGGCCGGGTGGGGAACGTGCTCGGAATTCGCGACTTGAGGCGCGTCGGCCGCCCCCCTAGACTGCGCCCAAAGAACAAGGTGGCGCCAACGAGCGCCGCCGCTCCGGGGAGACGACACGTATGGCTTATCATCCAGACATCCGTGCGCTTGGCGACGTGCCGCGCATCCATGGCCGCGAGCGCAGCGACAAGGTCGCCCTGATCGAAGGCGACAGGTCGATCAGCTATGCCGAGCTGGACCGGCTCAGCAGCGCCTGCGCTGCCGCCCTCGTCGCCGCCGGGGTGAAGCCCCAGCGCCGGGTCGGCTTCCTCGACAAGAATTCGGCCGATTATTTCGCGCTGCTGTTCGGCACCGCCAAGGCCGGTGCCGTGCTGGTGCCGGTGAACTGGCGCCTGGCCGCGCCCGAGATCACCTTCATCCTGGACGATGCCCAGGCCGAAATCCTGTTCGTCGGGCCGGACTTCGTGCAGGCGGTGCGCTACTTCCACCAGGACTTCAAGACGGTCAAGCAGATCGTCGTGATGGGCGGGGGCGACGGCGACTGGCCGGGCTTTGCCCAGTGGCTGGGCGACGTCGATGCCGCCGTCGACCCCAGGCTGGACGGTGCTGCCCGCGACACGGTCATCCAGATGTACACCTCGGGCACCACCGGGAACCCCAAGGGCGTCATGCTGATGCACGACAACTTCCTGGGGAATATCCAGCAGCGCGAGGCCGCGGCCGAGGAATGGGCCCTGTGGACGGACAAGGACGTGGCCCAGATCGCCATGCCGCTGTTCCACATCGGCGGCACCGGCTCGGCCTTCCTGGGCATCTACAGCGGCGCCAAGCTGATCATCACCCGCGATTTCGAGCCGGGCCTGGTGCTGCGCCAGATCGAACAGCACCGCATCACCAAGGTGTTCTACGTGCCGGCCGTGCTGCTCTTCCTGCTGCAACACCCGGCCAGCCAGACGACCGATTTCTCGTCGTTCAAATACATCCTCTAC is a window of Oleomonas cavernae DNA encoding:
- a CDS encoding DUF1491 family protein, which translates into the protein MSDPRLKSRLVVQALIRRAEVAGLVAMVMRSGDADAGAIALVLDRFGAGSRLFAQARDGDGRLVWAPADGGKPLDAPDLADRLERSTRRDPDLWILSIEDPKALFDPNGQG
- a CDS encoding glycoside hydrolase family 17 protein, giving the protein MRAITPAHAVTLCVAIGLTFLAWWLPNRPVTLAQPFDGVIESVSFAPFRGTQSPLTGNYPSDHEIALALDALVGKVRGVRLYTAREGMEIVPGLAQARGLKVFAGAWLGQVLRVNQAEVASLIDLANRFPDTIDRVIVGNEVLLRRDLPVDRLIEHIRTVRAAIKQPVTYADVWEFWLQNPQLAAEVDFITIHILPYWEDFPLPVEVGNAHVENILAQVRAAFPGKPVVIGEIGWPTHGRSREAAVPGRLELATFLTNFLHKATSEGIRYNVIEAFDQRWKSEMEGTVGANWGLFDSNWHHKFNFNKPIVEEPRWPWGAALAALLSIVFVVHQRARAARLGLGRAILTGLLLAVATYGGSRAVYEAYFYAYMWAPQVWAGLKAVVALGLGLALSVTAFRILTGDTRPAAGSGPAIGGDLVLSLGLGLSFALSFLMVVPVSTLASQVLAPATVSMLWPILPVDGRYRDFPTVYLALAAVAPLIISGVAAATGRDRFLDRLAFGHVFGRIDDIPPKGRGWFSLVVGLGFIAMAVALLILETPANIEAWAWGACMVLMSLPFFAAVRFRWRLRRSALAVGIE
- a CDS encoding fatty acid--CoA ligase, with product MAYHPDIRALGDVPRIHGRERSDKVALIEGDRSISYAELDRLSSACAAALVAAGVKPQRRVGFLDKNSADYFALLFGTAKAGAVLVPVNWRLAAPEITFILDDAQAEILFVGPDFVQAVRYFHQDFKTVKQIVVMGGGDGDWPGFAQWLGDVDAAVDPRLDGAARDTVIQMYTSGTTGNPKGVMLMHDNFLGNIQQREAAAEEWALWTDKDVAQIAMPLFHIGGTGSAFLGIYSGAKLIITRDFEPGLVLRQIEQHRITKVFYVPAVLLFLLQHPASQTTDFSSFKYILYGASPIPLDLLRKAMAVFKCGFVQVYGMTETTGMCTYLPAEDHDPDGNERMRSAGKPLPGIEVKIVDEHGNSLPPRVVGEICTRSVGIMAGYWNRPDATAKTIDGEGWLKTGDAGYLDEDGYVYIYDRVKDMIVSGGENIYPAEIESALFGHPAVADVAVIGVPDDRWGEAVKAVVVRKPEVEASADDIIAFARTRIAGYKVPRSVDFVDYLPRNPTGKLLKRELREPYWAGRERRVN